A genomic segment from Bacteroidota bacterium encodes:
- a CDS encoding VOC family protein yields the protein MTTQINTYLTFSGNCREAMTFYQSCLGGELVFQTIGESPLAAQMPEQMKACILHATLTKDSLLLMGSDMVASAGLIFGNAVSLSLNCASEEEIRNCYSKLSVGGHATHPLENSFWGALFGGLTDKYGNHWLLNYNKN from the coding sequence ATGACTACGCAAATTAATACCTACCTGACCTTTAGTGGCAATTGCCGCGAAGCAATGACCTTTTACCAAAGCTGTTTGGGAGGTGAATTGGTGTTCCAAACTATTGGAGAGTCGCCTTTGGCAGCACAAATGCCTGAGCAAATGAAAGCGTGTATTTTACATGCTACACTTACCAAAGATAGTTTGCTGTTAATGGGATCCGACATGGTAGCTTCAGCCGGGTTAATATTTGGTAATGCTGTTTCACTTTCTTTAAATTGCGCTAGCGAGGAAGAAATAAGAAACTGTTATAGCAAACTTTCGGTAGGTGGCCATGCTACCCATCCCTTAGAAAATAGTTTTTGGGGTGCTTTGTTTGGTGGCTTAACAGATAAGTATGGAAACCATTGGCTACTTAATTACAATAAAAATTAA
- a CDS encoding DoxX family protein: protein MKKTTTLYWIITSLFSAFMIFTAVPDILMVPEAVTFMNHLGYPNYFIPFIGVAKILGAIAILIPGYPRIKEWAYAGLAYDLIGAVYSAVSTDGFDTGMLFMVLPFGFFVWSYVLYHKKIAAV, encoded by the coding sequence ATGAAAAAAACAACTACCCTTTACTGGATTATTACTTCTTTGTTTAGTGCATTTATGATTTTCACTGCTGTCCCGGATATTTTAATGGTGCCGGAAGCAGTTACTTTTATGAACCATTTAGGTTATCCCAATTATTTTATTCCATTTATTGGTGTAGCTAAAATTTTAGGTGCTATAGCTATTCTTATTCCTGGTTACCCACGTATTAAAGAATGGGCTTATGCAGGGTTAGCTTACGATTTAATAGGAGCCGTTTACTCAGCTGTATCTACTGATGGTTTTGACACCGGTATGTTATTTATGGTATTGCCATTTGGCTTCTTTGTTTGGTCGTATGTGCTATACCACAAAAAAATAGCAGCTGTTTAA